A stretch of the Vanacampus margaritifer isolate UIUO_Vmar chromosome 6, RoL_Vmar_1.0, whole genome shotgun sequence genome encodes the following:
- the LOC144054282 gene encoding SITS-binding protein isoform X2: MWNPSPIPEVTWDTGLKEMNETWKGAIACLGVAVFFVMTIGIIYWQVVDQPNKNWILKGTLSGLIWERRTHSLVIQTLTEDKTYVEIDVGNVANPDLEVPFVRNLCWLNKTEFCYTWDAVAEIKISLDVNEGTETECYSMTWTPVQCHVQLKDCFSMTNVSWYGGASVNGQTWPINDQNATMQPFVVSDLKENPSGFGSALERYFLGSSGVAVLVSPDLPLQLGLDSRQQFCLQSLPSMALLPLQYTVCVANNVKAVHQEAMQQLSQFTREIPDMKALWLPSWKLLSNVDSGPKVERELRTFSNRLRRHQLGDGIISLNEHSTNLLSEMDHDYLNSRKKGASKRLSRDLPLVKLLNISVTLSPFLSVVTTQFHTSLMDGTEAFWLSLPSAPHGQLVPLMTQWRGKFCVKLNVTNPGAVSWFLDRVGSIQAHLGMEYILLEGGERNLFEEQALRPPEALGGDAYISLLADVAARIGDSTIMSAGTRSSHKPVFLKMTPLQSDWSPMGLKGIIPSLLHHTVLGYNFLIPDAVGGSLSGDMVTDEELYIRWLEIVSFLPVINFHTPPWVCGEDRLLNLTRIYITKHQRDVVPLIEKYAEEWLETGSPIYRPMWWLSPEDPATFTIDDQFLIGDEVLVAPVVEKGAVRRDIYLPDGGFQWQDSQNAQVFDGGTFLQDYPVPLEAVGVFLRRR; encoded by the exons ATGTG GAACCCTAGTCCCATTCCAGAGGTAACATGGGACACGGGCTTGAAGGAGATGAACGAGACGTGGAAAGGAGCGATAGCATGTCTCGGGGTGGCCGTCTTCTTTGTAATGACCATTGGGATCATATACTGGCAAGTGGTGGACCAGCCCAACAAGAACTGGATCCTTAAGGGGACTTTGAGCGGACTGATCTGGGAGAGAAGAACCCACTCGCTGGTCATCCAGACCCTGACGGAGGACAAGACCTACGTGGAGATAGACGTCGGGAACGTGGCGAACCCTGACCTGGAGGTCCCCTTCGTGAGGAACTTGTGCTGGCTTAACAAGACCGAGTTCTGCTACACGTGGGACGCGGTGGCTGAGATCAAAATCTCCCTGGATGTGAATGAGGGCACCGAGACCGAATGCTACAGTATGACCTGGACGCCGGTGCAGTGCCATGTGCAGCTCAAG GACTGCTTCTCCATGACGAACGTATCCTGGTACGGTGGTGCCAGTGTCAACGGTCAGACATGGCCCATAAATGATCAAAACGCCACCATGCAGCCCTTTGTTGTCAGCGATCTCAAGGAGAATCCCTCAGGTTTCGGTTCAGCTCTGGAGCGATACTTTCTTGGCTCGTCAG GTGTTGCAGTGCTGGTGTCTCCGGACCTCCCGCTACAGCTGGGGCTGGACAGCAGACAACAGTTCTGCTTGCAGTCACTGCCCAGTATGGCGCTTCTACCCCTGCAGTACACTGTTTGTGTAGCCAACAATGTGAAGGCAGTACACCAAGAAGCAATGCAGCAGCTATCCCAGTTCACTAGGGAGATACCCGACATGAAGGCGCTGTG GCTACCGTCCTGGAAACTCCTCAGCAATGTGGATTCTGGACCGAAGGTGGAGAGGGAGCTGAGGACCTTCTCCAATCGTCTTAGAAGACACCAGCTAGGGGATGGAATCATCAGCCTTAATGAACATTCCACCAACCTCCTCTCTGAAATG GACCATGACTACCTCAACAGCAGGAAGAAGGGGGCGTCTAAGAGACTCAGCAGGGACCTCCCACTTGTGAAGCTTCTTAACATTTCCGTCACTCTGTCCCCTTTCCTGAGCGTGGTCACCACGCAGTTCCATACGTCTCTCATGGATGGCACTGAGGCCTTCTGGCTTAGTCTCCCCTCGGCGCCTCATGGACAGCTG GTCCCCTTGATGACTCAGTGGCGGGGGAAATTCTGTGTAAAGCTGAATGTCACAAACCCAGGAGCGGTGAGCTGGTTCCTGGACCGAGTGGGATCCATACAAGCCCATTTGGGAATGGAGTACATCCTGCTGGAGGGGGGTGAGAGGAACCTCTTTGAGGAGCAGGCCCTGCGGCCACCTGAGGCTCTAGGTGGGGACGCATACATCAGCCTGCTGGCTGACGTGGCCGCCAGGATTGGAGACTCCACTATCATGTCAGCGGGGACAAG GTCTAGCCACAAACCAGTGTTTCTCAAGATGACCCCGCTACAGTCTGACTGGAGCCCAATGGGCCTGAAGGGCATCATTCCCTCTCTGCTACACCACACTGTGCTGGGATATAACTTCCTCATTCCTGATGCAGTAG GTGGATCTCTATCTGGAGACATGGTCACGGATGAGGAGTTGTACATCCGTTGGCTGGAAATTGTGTCCTTCCTCCCGGTAATCAATTTCCATACACCCCCATGGGTCTGCGGAGAGGACCGG TTGCTAAACTTAACCCGGATATACATAACAAAGCACCAGAGGGATGTGGTACCACTCATAGAGAAGTATGCCGAGGAGTGGCTGGAGACGGGAAGCCCCATCTATCGGCCCATGTGGTGGCTCAGTCCAGAGGATCCGGCAACCTTCACCATTGATGACCAGTTCCTCATTGGAGACGAG GTTTTAGTGGCACCCGTGGTGGAGAAGGGGGCAGTGAGGAGGGACATTTACTTACCTGACGGGGGCTTCCAGTGGCAGGACAGCCAAAACGCTCAGGTGTTTGATGGAGGGACCTTCCTGCAGGACTACCCTGTGCCCTTGGAGGCGGTGGGTGTTTTCTTACGGCGAAGATGA
- the LOC144054282 gene encoding SITS-binding protein isoform X1, translated as MPHARNRNPSPIPEVTWDTGLKEMNETWKGAIACLGVAVFFVMTIGIIYWQVVDQPNKNWILKGTLSGLIWERRTHSLVIQTLTEDKTYVEIDVGNVANPDLEVPFVRNLCWLNKTEFCYTWDAVAEIKISLDVNEGTETECYSMTWTPVQCHVQLKDCFSMTNVSWYGGASVNGQTWPINDQNATMQPFVVSDLKENPSGFGSALERYFLGSSGVAVLVSPDLPLQLGLDSRQQFCLQSLPSMALLPLQYTVCVANNVKAVHQEAMQQLSQFTREIPDMKALWLPSWKLLSNVDSGPKVERELRTFSNRLRRHQLGDGIISLNEHSTNLLSEMDHDYLNSRKKGASKRLSRDLPLVKLLNISVTLSPFLSVVTTQFHTSLMDGTEAFWLSLPSAPHGQLVPLMTQWRGKFCVKLNVTNPGAVSWFLDRVGSIQAHLGMEYILLEGGERNLFEEQALRPPEALGGDAYISLLADVAARIGDSTIMSAGTRSSHKPVFLKMTPLQSDWSPMGLKGIIPSLLHHTVLGYNFLIPDAVGGSLSGDMVTDEELYIRWLEIVSFLPVINFHTPPWVCGEDRLLNLTRIYITKHQRDVVPLIEKYAEEWLETGSPIYRPMWWLSPEDPATFTIDDQFLIGDEVLVAPVVEKGAVRRDIYLPDGGFQWQDSQNAQVFDGGTFLQDYPVPLEAVGVFLRRR; from the exons ATGCCTCACGCTCGAAATAGGAACCCTAGTCCCATTCCAGAGGTAACATGGGACACGGGCTTGAAGGAGATGAACGAGACGTGGAAAGGAGCGATAGCATGTCTCGGGGTGGCCGTCTTCTTTGTAATGACCATTGGGATCATATACTGGCAAGTGGTGGACCAGCCCAACAAGAACTGGATCCTTAAGGGGACTTTGAGCGGACTGATCTGGGAGAGAAGAACCCACTCGCTGGTCATCCAGACCCTGACGGAGGACAAGACCTACGTGGAGATAGACGTCGGGAACGTGGCGAACCCTGACCTGGAGGTCCCCTTCGTGAGGAACTTGTGCTGGCTTAACAAGACCGAGTTCTGCTACACGTGGGACGCGGTGGCTGAGATCAAAATCTCCCTGGATGTGAATGAGGGCACCGAGACCGAATGCTACAGTATGACCTGGACGCCGGTGCAGTGCCATGTGCAGCTCAAG GACTGCTTCTCCATGACGAACGTATCCTGGTACGGTGGTGCCAGTGTCAACGGTCAGACATGGCCCATAAATGATCAAAACGCCACCATGCAGCCCTTTGTTGTCAGCGATCTCAAGGAGAATCCCTCAGGTTTCGGTTCAGCTCTGGAGCGATACTTTCTTGGCTCGTCAG GTGTTGCAGTGCTGGTGTCTCCGGACCTCCCGCTACAGCTGGGGCTGGACAGCAGACAACAGTTCTGCTTGCAGTCACTGCCCAGTATGGCGCTTCTACCCCTGCAGTACACTGTTTGTGTAGCCAACAATGTGAAGGCAGTACACCAAGAAGCAATGCAGCAGCTATCCCAGTTCACTAGGGAGATACCCGACATGAAGGCGCTGTG GCTACCGTCCTGGAAACTCCTCAGCAATGTGGATTCTGGACCGAAGGTGGAGAGGGAGCTGAGGACCTTCTCCAATCGTCTTAGAAGACACCAGCTAGGGGATGGAATCATCAGCCTTAATGAACATTCCACCAACCTCCTCTCTGAAATG GACCATGACTACCTCAACAGCAGGAAGAAGGGGGCGTCTAAGAGACTCAGCAGGGACCTCCCACTTGTGAAGCTTCTTAACATTTCCGTCACTCTGTCCCCTTTCCTGAGCGTGGTCACCACGCAGTTCCATACGTCTCTCATGGATGGCACTGAGGCCTTCTGGCTTAGTCTCCCCTCGGCGCCTCATGGACAGCTG GTCCCCTTGATGACTCAGTGGCGGGGGAAATTCTGTGTAAAGCTGAATGTCACAAACCCAGGAGCGGTGAGCTGGTTCCTGGACCGAGTGGGATCCATACAAGCCCATTTGGGAATGGAGTACATCCTGCTGGAGGGGGGTGAGAGGAACCTCTTTGAGGAGCAGGCCCTGCGGCCACCTGAGGCTCTAGGTGGGGACGCATACATCAGCCTGCTGGCTGACGTGGCCGCCAGGATTGGAGACTCCACTATCATGTCAGCGGGGACAAG GTCTAGCCACAAACCAGTGTTTCTCAAGATGACCCCGCTACAGTCTGACTGGAGCCCAATGGGCCTGAAGGGCATCATTCCCTCTCTGCTACACCACACTGTGCTGGGATATAACTTCCTCATTCCTGATGCAGTAG GTGGATCTCTATCTGGAGACATGGTCACGGATGAGGAGTTGTACATCCGTTGGCTGGAAATTGTGTCCTTCCTCCCGGTAATCAATTTCCATACACCCCCATGGGTCTGCGGAGAGGACCGG TTGCTAAACTTAACCCGGATATACATAACAAAGCACCAGAGGGATGTGGTACCACTCATAGAGAAGTATGCCGAGGAGTGGCTGGAGACGGGAAGCCCCATCTATCGGCCCATGTGGTGGCTCAGTCCAGAGGATCCGGCAACCTTCACCATTGATGACCAGTTCCTCATTGGAGACGAG GTTTTAGTGGCACCCGTGGTGGAGAAGGGGGCAGTGAGGAGGGACATTTACTTACCTGACGGGGGCTTCCAGTGGCAGGACAGCCAAAACGCTCAGGTGTTTGATGGAGGGACCTTCCTGCAGGACTACCCTGTGCCCTTGGAGGCGGTGGGTGTTTTCTTACGGCGAAGATGA